The bacterium genome includes the window AAACATCGAGGCCAGGCTGAGGCTGCCCTTGTCGCCCTGGATTTCCATTCCATGATGGCTGGTGTTGGAATTGGCGAACGAGAACGCGATCCGGGCGATCACCCCGCTGCGGAACCGCAGCAGGGCGAAACCGTGGTCGAACACCTGCACCTTGAACGTGCGGCCGCTGAGGTCGGTGCGCTCCGGGACCGCGATGTCGAACATGCCCTGCACCTCGCTCACCGGACCGAACCAGTAGAGCAGCAGCGACACGGGATAGGGGCCGACATCCAGCACCGGGCCCGCACCCACCTTGTAGAACTGCTCCGGATTGGGGTGCCAGGTCTCGGCGCGCCCGTGGTACAGCTCGGCCGTGGCCGAAACCGCCTTGCCGATCCGGCCCGAGTCCAGAAGGTCTTTCACCTTGCGCTGGTTGCGCCCCAGCAGGATGAAAGGCGAGCAGGAGAGAGTCACCCCCTTGCCGCCGGCCAGGGAGACCAGTTCCGCGGCCGCCTCCAGGCTCAGGGCCAGCGGCTTTTCGGAATGCACGTGCTTGCCCGCCTCCAGGGCGCGGCGGGTGATCTGCTCGTGGACCTGGGCCGGAGTCAGGTTCACCACCGCGTCCACCGCGGGATCGGCCAGCAGCTCATCCAGCGTGCCATAGGCCCGGCCGCCGTGTTTTTCCACGAAAGAGTGGCTCTTTTCGGTCAGACTGTCCCAGGCCCCGGCGAACTCCACTCCCTCGCGCAACTCTTCCGAGCGGGCGTTGAAATGCCCCAGGTAGAACCCGGCTATGTCTCCGGTGCCGACGACGGCGAAACGGAATG containing:
- a CDS encoding Gfo/Idh/MocA family oxidoreductase, whose protein sequence is MHKPFRFAVVGTGDIAGFYLGHFNARSEELREGVEFAGAWDSLTEKSHSFVEKHGGRAYGTLDELLADPAVDAVVNLTPAQVHEQITRRALEAGKHVHSEKPLALSLEAAAELVSLAGGKGVTLSCSPFILLGRNQRKVKDLLDSGRIGKAVSATAELYHGRAETWHPNPEQFYKVGAGPVLDVGPYPVSLLLYWFGPVSEVQGMFDIAVPERTDLSGRTFKVQVFDHGFALLRFRSGVIARIAFSFANSNTSHHGMEIQGDKGSLSLASMFAAEGELRVSERDSGKWDQVEGTPGPWPASGVDWSGGIMELARAVRDHREPADSARLALATLEVLFAINRAAASGRTVSLDEE